The Streptomyces sp. NBC_00286 nucleotide sequence CCGCCCCTTCGGCATGCCGTCCGCCTCCGGCGCGGAGGACCGGAGTTGCTGTCCGACTGAGGTGTGCTCAAGAGTGTTCGGTCACTTGCCCTCGCCCGGGAGGCATACGGCACGCCTCCGGGGCGTCGACCGCAGGCCGCGTCGGTCCAACTCGGCGCCCTCTGCGGCCTCGGCGAGCTTCGCCCACGTGACGCTCGCCGGCCCTTGCTCGCGAGGCGTACGGCACGCTCCGGCGTCGACCGCAGGCCGCGTCAGTACAGTGCGGCGCCCTCCGCGGCCGCGGCGAGCTTCGCCCACGTCACGCTCACCGGCCCTCGCTCACGAGATGCGCGGCACCGCACCTGACCGGCGTACGGCGCTGAGCCTCGCTTACGCCCAGCACCCGCACGCCGCCGGGCTACGGCGCTGAGCCCCCCTACGCACGACACCCGCACACCACCGGCGTACGGCACCCCACCGCGCCGATACGCCCAAGGGGCGCCCACCCGACCGGGCAGGCGCCCCTCCAAGGGCCAGGGGCAGTCCCCTCAGCCGCTGCCCTCTCCAGCCGAAGGCCGCCGGATCAGCGTCGTCACGCGGGCCGTCGCCCGGGACTTGAGCGATGCCCAACCCTCCGAGACCGCCCACGCCACCCGTACAGCCGAGCGGGGCGCCAGCAGTGCCCTCAGGCGGGTGCCGTTGCTGACCGAGGCGCGCAGACTGTCGGTCATCCTGTGGACGTCGTCGGCCAGGCCGGGCGTGGGCCGGGGCTGCGGGGCGTACAGGACCTGTTCCACCGCGTCCGCGATCCGGTGCACGGACGTCGTGGCCGCCGGATCCAGGTGTCCCAGCCGGACGATCCGGGCCGCCGCCTTGCGAGGCGTCTGGGACTCGTCCGGCGCGATACCGAAGTCCCAGGCCGTATCGGTCACTTCATGCCAAGCGGCCAGCGTGTGAGCCGCCGCGTCCGCCTCGGTGCGGCCATGCGTGCCGAGCCGTACGGCCCGTACTCTCATCCGCCACATCATCGGCAGCAGTGGTATCGCGAGTACGAGTCCGACCAGGGGCCACAGCAGGAACTGGCGCCACGGCGGGCCGTCGTCCGGCGCCGTGATCGCCGCCTCGGGAGACTCGCTGGCGCAAGGCTCCTGCAGCCTCTTCTGCTCTGCCGTGCAGCTCTCGCTGGTCGACGGGGCGGCCGCGGAAGGCCGAGGCGCGACCTCCTCCGAAGTGCCCGGCTCGGGGAGCGTGGTGCCCGGCGTGTCCGAGCGGGTGTACTCCGGAACCGTGCCGCGGTTCGGCGTCGGCTCGAAGCGGGTCCAGCCCACGCCCTCGAAGTACAGCTCGGGCCAGGCGTGCGCGTCCCGCAGGCCCACGGACATCGTGCCGTTCGACTCGGGCGAGCCGGGTGTGAAGCCGACCGCGACGCGGGCGGGTATGCCCAGCGTGCGGGCCATCGAGGCCATCGCGAAGGAGAAGTGGACGCAGAAGCCCTCCTTGTCCCTCAGGAAGCGCTCGATCGCCTGCGAACCGCTGCCGACCTGCACCTCCGTGTCGTACACGAAGCCGCCCTCCAGGGAGAACCAGTCCTGGAGCTTCACCGCGCGCTCGTAGTTGTTGCTCGAACCCGCCGTGATCTGCCGCGCCGTGTCGTACACCACCGGGGGCAGCGATTCCGGCACGTCGGTGAACTCGCGCCGCAGCCAGCCGGGCGGCTCCGGGGCGTCGGCGAGCTGCTCCGCTGTCGGCTGCACGATCAGGCTCTTGACGGAGTAGTCGAGGCCGCGCGTGGTCTGGCCGTGGTCGCCGACGAGCGTGCGCCCCACGGGCTCGTACCGCCACTTGCCGCTGATCCCCACCTGGCTGGCCGGGTAGGGCATGGGCAGCCAGTCCTGCGCGTACGAGTCGGACGCCGAGATCCTCGTCTCGACCTCGGTGCGCCGGACCTCGTCACCGAGACCGGGCGGCGTCGGGAAGGTCCCCGGCACATCCTCGATGGCGCGCTTGGAGGGCTTCCACGCCGTGCCGTCGAACTCGTCGAGCGAGACGATCCGCAGATAAAGGTCCTGCGTGTCCTCGGAGTTGGTGTTGTACGACATGACCTGGCGGTCCTCGTCCACGTTCAGGCTGTCGCGGAGCGAGACCAGCGGGTTCACCGCGGAGATCGTGCCGCCGCCTCCGTTGCCCGAGCCGACGCCTGTCCCCGTGCCGTCCAGCAGGCCGCCGTCGAGGGACGGCAGACCGAGCGGCACCACCAGGGCTATGCCGAGTGCGACGGCACCTATGCGCCGTCCCGTGCGGACCGGCGCGACCGCGCCCGGCGAGGTGTCGGGGCCCGGCATGCGGGGTGCTCCGCCGAAGACCCGGCCCCACTGCGAGAGCCGGTCACGGCCCTCGGCGAGCAGCAGCAGCAGATAACCGGCGGCCGCCAGCAGGAACCACAGCCATCCGGCGCCGCCGTCCGAGAGGCCGGCCGCGACCGAGTACAGCGCGAGCAGCGGCAGTCCGGCCGGGGCCGCGCTGCGCAGCGTCACTGCGAGCGCGTCCACCGCCAGCCCGATCACCAGGACACCGCCGACCATCATCAGCCGGATGCCTTCGGACAGCGGCGCGGGGATCGCGAACCGTCCGACGTCCTCCCCGCCCGTCTGCAGCAGCAGCCCGAACTGCTGGAACACCTCCGGGCCAGGGATGATCCCGAGAATGGCCTGCTCACGGGCGAACGTCAGCGTCAGCAGCATCAGGGTCACCAGAGCCTGCGCCGCGATCGTCAGCGGCCGGGCCAGCGGAACCCGCCGGGCCGCCGCGCCCACACCGGTCTGGATCGCGAGCAGGAACGCCGCCTGCAGCAGCCAGGTCGCCGGAGTGACCAGCGGCAGCAGCGCGCACGCCGCCAGCAGCGTCGCCGCCATGGAGCACAGCGCCAGTCGCGCACCCCCGCTCATGAGCCGCCTCCCGCCGCGCTGCCGGCCGGTGTGACCTGATTGCGCTGCCGGTCGGCTTCCCGCCACAGCTCGGAGAGACCCGCGCCCGGCGGCACCGCCACAGCGGTCCAGCCTGCCTCCCGCAGCATCCGGAGCCGCCCCTCGCTGTCCTGGTGGGCCTCACCCTCCACCCACGACTCACTGTCCAGCAGGAAGGCGACGGCCCCGCCGCTGCGCTGCCGCATCTTGGCGAGCACCGTCGCCTGCTCCTCGTCGAGGTCGCCCAGAAAAGCCACCAGAAGCCCTTCGTTCCCCCCGCGCAGCACGTCGTACGCCCGGGACAGGCCCGTACCGTCGGAGTGGTCGATCACCGCCAGGGTGTCCATCATCAGACCCGCCGCGTCCGCCGATTCCTGGTTGGCGCCCGCGAAGCCGTCCGCCCCCTCGCCGGGCACCGAATTGCCGGTGTCCGTCAACAACCGTACCGAAAAGCCACGTTCGAGCATGTGCACCAGCGTGGACGCCGCGCCCGACACGGCCCACTCGAAGGCCGAGTCCGGGCCCGCGCCCTCGAAAGCGATGCCCCGGGTGTCGAGGAGCACCGTGCAACGGGCCCGCTGCGGCTGCTCCTCGCGGCGCACCATCAACTCGCCGTAGCGCGCGGTCAAGCGCCAGTGGACCCGGCGCAGATCATCGCCGTAGCGGTATCCGCGCGGGATCACGTCATCCTCGCCGGCCAGCGCCAGCGAGCGGTTCCGCCCGTCGCCGTATCCCTTGGCCTCGCCGGTCAGCCGCACCGGAGGCAGCGGCTCCACGCGCGGGATAACCGTCAGGGTGTCGTACGTCGAGAAGGAACGGGTCAGCTCGCACATCCCGAACGGGTCGCTGAGCCGCAGCTGGAGCGGGCCCAGCGGATAACGGCCCCGCAGGTCGGAGCGCACGCGGTACGACACCTCGCGCCGGCCGCCCGCCTCCATCCGGTCCAGTACGAACCGGGGACGCGGCCCCAGCACGTACGGCACCCGGTCCTGGAGCATCAGCAGCCCCGTGGGCAGCCGAGAAACGTTGTCCATCCGCAGATGGACCCGGGCCTCGGAGCCCGCGGGCACGCGCCCGGGCGAGAGCCGGCGGCTGCCCGCCACCCGGTAGCGCGTGCGATACAGCACGGCCGCGCACACCAGTGGCAGCACGGCCAGCAGCAGCCCGACCCGGAGCAGATCGCTCTGCCCCAGGACATACGCGCACACCGCGGCTGCCACGCCCGCCGCCAGGAAGGACCGCCCGCGCGTGGTGAGCCCGGCGAGTGCCGTACGCAGGCCGCCCTTGTCCTCCTCGGCCTGCGCCGCCGGCATGCCCCCGGTGGTCATCACAGCCTCCGGGGTGGCTGCTGGCCGAACTCCGGAGCAGGCCGGCCCATCGTCAGACCGCTCTGCGAGACAGGCGCCGCGGGCACAGGAGTGCGCTGCAGGATCTCCAGCACGACCTGCTCGGCCGTACGGCGGTTCAGTTGAGCCTGGGCGGTCGGCAGCAGACGGTGGGCGAGAACCGCCACCGCCAGCGCCTGGACGTCGTCCGGCAGCGCGTAGTCCCGGCCGCTGAGCGCCGCGGACGCCTTCGCCGCACGCAGCAGGTGCAGCGTCGCGCGCGGGGAGGCGCCCAGTCTCAGGTCGGGGTGGGTTCGTGTGGCGGCGACCAGGTCCACCGCGTAACGCCGCACCGGGTCGGCGACATGGACCGTGCGGACCGCGTCGATGAGCTTCACGACGTCGTGCGCGTGTGCCACCGGCTGGAGGTCGTCCAGCGGTGAGACACCGCCGTGGATGTCCAGCATCTCCAACTCGGCCTCCGCGCTGGGATAGCCGATGGAGACACGTGCCATGAAGCGGTCGCGCTGCGCCTCCGGCAGCGGGTAGGTGCCCTCCATCTCGACGGGGTTCTGAGTGGCCACGACCATGAAGGGGCTGGGCAGCTCGTACGTATGCCCGTCAATGGTGACCTGGCGCTCCTCCATGGACTCCAGGAGCGCGGACTGCGTCTTGGGTGACGCGCGGTTGATCTCGTCTCCGATCACGATCTGCGCGAAGATCGCGCCCGGCTTGAACTCGAATTCGCTGCGCTGCTGATCCCAGATGGACACTCCGGTGATGTCCGAGGGCAGCAGGTCCGGCGTGAACTGAATACGCCGCACCGAGCAGTCGATGGACCGCGCCAGTGCCTTGGCCAGCATGGTCTTGCCGACGCCGGGAACATCCTCGATCAGAAGATGTCCCTCGGCGAGCAGTACGGTCAGCGAAAGCCGTACGACCTCAGGCTTGCCCTCGATCACTCCCTCCACCGAACTGCGGACTCGCTCCACAGTGGTGGTCAGATCCGTAAGGCTCGCTCGATCGTCATAGGTCGTCACCCGGCCCTCCTCGGCCCGTTCTTTCTCCGGGCCGACGCTCACGACGCGAATCGGCCCACCTCGAACACGGACACCACGCGTGAAAAGTTCCGCGTGACGCCACACCCGCATTCTTGTTGCCGTTACCGGTTCGTGTCACTCGCCTGTGGACAACTGGCTGTGATATGTCGGGGCTTACGCCTTTTGGGCGGGGTCAGTTGGGGTCAATCTCACGCAGCAGTCCCGTTTTCACATCGAACACGAAACCACGTACGTCGTCGGTGTGAACAAGGAACGGCGAAGTGCGTACCCGCGCCATGGACTGCCGTACGTCCTGGTCGACGTCCCGGAAGGCCTCCACCGCCCAGGCGGGACGCTGGCCGACCTCCATCTCCAGCTCGTGCCGGAACTCCTCGGTGAGGGATTCCAGACCGCAGCCGGTGTGGTGGATGAGTACGACGCTGCGGGTGCCGAGCGCCCGCTGGCTGATGGTGAGGGAGCGGATCACGTCGTCGGTGACGACGCCGCCCGCGTTACGGATCGTGTGGCAGTCGCCCAGCTCCAGA carries:
- a CDS encoding DUF58 domain-containing protein; protein product: MTTGGMPAAQAEEDKGGLRTALAGLTTRGRSFLAAGVAAAVCAYVLGQSDLLRVGLLLAVLPLVCAAVLYRTRYRVAGSRRLSPGRVPAGSEARVHLRMDNVSRLPTGLLMLQDRVPYVLGPRPRFVLDRMEAGGRREVSYRVRSDLRGRYPLGPLQLRLSDPFGMCELTRSFSTYDTLTVIPRVEPLPPVRLTGEAKGYGDGRNRSLALAGEDDVIPRGYRYGDDLRRVHWRLTARYGELMVRREEQPQRARCTVLLDTRGIAFEGAGPDSAFEWAVSGAASTLVHMLERGFSVRLLTDTGNSVPGEGADGFAGANQESADAAGLMMDTLAVIDHSDGTGLSRAYDVLRGGNEGLLVAFLGDLDEEQATVLAKMRQRSGGAVAFLLDSESWVEGEAHQDSEGRLRMLREAGWTAVAVPPGAGLSELWREADRQRNQVTPAGSAAGGGS
- a CDS encoding beta-class carbonic anhydrase, yielding MTTSASVPTEPEAAISGGDTVTDRLVEANKRYAAAFSDPGMDARPVLEVAVVACMDARLDLHDALGLELGDCHTIRNAGGVVTDDVIRSLTISQRALGTRSVVLIHHTGCGLESLTEEFRHELEMEVGQRPAWAVEAFRDVDQDVRQSMARVRTSPFLVHTDDVRGFVFDVKTGLLREIDPN
- a CDS encoding transglutaminase TgpA family protein, which produces MSGGARLALCSMAATLLAACALLPLVTPATWLLQAAFLLAIQTGVGAAARRVPLARPLTIAAQALVTLMLLTLTFAREQAILGIIPGPEVFQQFGLLLQTGGEDVGRFAIPAPLSEGIRLMMVGGVLVIGLAVDALAVTLRSAAPAGLPLLALYSVAAGLSDGGAGWLWFLLAAAGYLLLLLAEGRDRLSQWGRVFGGAPRMPGPDTSPGAVAPVRTGRRIGAVALGIALVVPLGLPSLDGGLLDGTGTGVGSGNGGGGTISAVNPLVSLRDSLNVDEDRQVMSYNTNSEDTQDLYLRIVSLDEFDGTAWKPSKRAIEDVPGTFPTPPGLGDEVRRTEVETRISASDSYAQDWLPMPYPASQVGISGKWRYEPVGRTLVGDHGQTTRGLDYSVKSLIVQPTAEQLADAPEPPGWLRREFTDVPESLPPVVYDTARQITAGSSNNYERAVKLQDWFSLEGGFVYDTEVQVGSGSQAIERFLRDKEGFCVHFSFAMASMARTLGIPARVAVGFTPGSPESNGTMSVGLRDAHAWPELYFEGVGWTRFEPTPNRGTVPEYTRSDTPGTTLPEPGTSEEVAPRPSAAAPSTSESCTAEQKRLQEPCASESPEAAITAPDDGPPWRQFLLWPLVGLVLAIPLLPMMWRMRVRAVRLGTHGRTEADAAAHTLAAWHEVTDTAWDFGIAPDESQTPRKAAARIVRLGHLDPAATTSVHRIADAVEQVLYAPQPRPTPGLADDVHRMTDSLRASVSNGTRLRALLAPRSAVRVAWAVSEGWASLKSRATARVTTLIRRPSAGEGSG
- a CDS encoding AAA family ATPase, which produces MTTYDDRASLTDLTTTVERVRSSVEGVIEGKPEVVRLSLTVLLAEGHLLIEDVPGVGKTMLAKALARSIDCSVRRIQFTPDLLPSDITGVSIWDQQRSEFEFKPGAIFAQIVIGDEINRASPKTQSALLESMEERQVTIDGHTYELPSPFMVVATQNPVEMEGTYPLPEAQRDRFMARVSIGYPSAEAELEMLDIHGGVSPLDDLQPVAHAHDVVKLIDAVRTVHVADPVRRYAVDLVAATRTHPDLRLGASPRATLHLLRAAKASAALSGRDYALPDDVQALAVAVLAHRLLPTAQAQLNRRTAEQVVLEILQRTPVPAAPVSQSGLTMGRPAPEFGQQPPRRL